Proteins from a single region of Sulfitobacter guttiformis:
- a CDS encoding acyl-CoA dehydrogenase family protein: MSKLVLTEEESMLADMARGFLDGAAPVSAFRKMRDEGRTHDAKLWKQMAEMGWAGVLVPEDAGGSDMGFAAANVIAREMGKTLVVSPFLSTAVMAATALRQVSDARASDALAKIASGDVTYALAIDEGIKHDPEATMMEARADGNGFRLTGKKTFVVDGAMADRLLVLARTADGLTLFDIPSDRAGITRDKSNMIDARDAAKIDFENVEATGEDVLGQVHSAMTVLRPALQAGQAALAAEMAGLSAGAFEMTVGYLKERKQFGTEIGRFQALQHRAAHLWCETEVTASAILNAGRMLDDDPQNAELAVSLAKAKATSTATLAVQEGVQMHGGIGMTDAYDMGFYMKRARVSSEWLGDYSYHAERVAALRGF, from the coding sequence ATGAGCAAACTTGTTTTGACCGAAGAAGAATCGATGCTGGCTGATATGGCGCGTGGCTTTTTGGATGGGGCTGCCCCTGTCAGCGCGTTTCGCAAAATGCGCGATGAAGGCCGCACCCATGACGCCAAGCTGTGGAAGCAGATGGCGGAAATGGGCTGGGCCGGTGTGCTGGTGCCGGAAGATGCGGGCGGCTCCGACATGGGCTTTGCTGCAGCAAACGTAATCGCGCGGGAGATGGGTAAAACGCTGGTGGTATCGCCGTTTTTGAGCACCGCGGTAATGGCTGCGACTGCCCTGCGGCAGGTGAGCGATGCGCGGGCGTCCGACGCTTTGGCAAAGATCGCCAGCGGTGACGTTACCTATGCGTTGGCGATTGACGAGGGCATCAAGCATGATCCCGAAGCCACGATGATGGAAGCGCGTGCGGATGGAAACGGGTTCCGCCTCACGGGCAAAAAGACATTTGTGGTGGATGGGGCGATGGCTGATCGGCTGCTGGTCCTTGCGCGCACTGCGGACGGTTTGACGCTGTTTGATATTCCAAGTGACCGTGCAGGCATCACCCGTGACAAATCCAACATGATCGACGCCCGGGATGCGGCCAAGATTGATTTCGAAAATGTCGAGGCCACTGGCGAAGACGTTTTGGGACAAGTCCACAGCGCTATGACCGTCTTGCGCCCTGCATTGCAGGCAGGGCAGGCAGCATTGGCCGCAGAAATGGCGGGCCTTTCAGCGGGTGCGTTTGAAATGACCGTGGGCTACCTCAAAGAACGCAAGCAATTCGGGACAGAGATCGGTCGGTTCCAAGCGCTTCAGCATCGGGCCGCACATCTGTGGTGCGAGACAGAAGTGACAGCTTCCGCGATTCTCAACGCGGGTCGTATGCTCGATGATGATCCGCAAAACGCCGAGTTGGCCGTGTCACTGGCCAAGGCAAAGGCGACTTCGACAGCAACGCTGGCGGTGCAAGAGGGCGTGCAAATGCACGGCGGGATCGGCATGACCGATGCCTATGATATGGGCTTTTACATGAAACGGGCGCGTGTCAGTTCGGAATGGCTGGGTGACTACAGCTATCACGCGGAACGTGTCGCCGCATTGAGAGGATTTTGA